From a single Leishmania infantum JPCM5 genome chromosome 36 genomic region:
- a CDS encoding putative 40S ribosomal protein S10 has protein sequence MSTYVPKPSRDNVYRFFFTEGVIACKKDRMGTWTGTLGGNTFTVPCIQVMQLMRSLKSRNLIKEQYAWRHYYWTLNDEGIAYMRSYLHLAPSAMPNTQKPSSVNFEKVTEGRGRGRGRGGRGRGEGRGRGRGEGRGRGRGRGFGGERTNYRAAAAASDGEAAPAPAAE, from the coding sequence ATGTCGACTTACGTTCCCAAGCCATCGCGCGACAACGTGTACCGGTTCTTCTTCACGGAGGGCGTGATCGCGTGCAAGAAGGACCGCATGGGCACCTGGACGGGCACCCTCGGCGGCAACACCTTCACGGTTCCGTGCATTCAGGTGATGCAGTTGATGCGCTCTCTGAAGAGCCGCAACCTGATCAAGGAGCAGTACGCGTGGCGCCACTACTACTGGACGCTCAACGACGAAGGTATTGCGTACATGCGCAGCTACCTGCATCTCGCTCCGTCTGCGATGCCGAACACGCagaagccgagcagcgtgAACTTCGAGAAGGTGACAGagggccgcggccgcggtcgTGGCCGTGGTGGCCGCGGACGTGGCGAGGGCCGTGGCCGCGGGCGTGGTGAGGGCCGTGGCCGTGGTCGTGGCCGTGGCTTCGGTGGCGAGCGCACGAACtaccgtgccgctgccgctgcatcggATGGTGAGGCCGCCCCAGCCCCGGCTGCGGAGTAG
- a CDS encoding putative 40S ribosomal protein S10: MSTYVPKPSRDNVYRFFFTEGVIACKKDRMGTWTGTLGGNTFTVPCIQVMQLMRSLKSRNLIKEQYAWRHYYWTLNDEGIAYMRSYLHLAPSAMPNTQKPSSVNFEKVTEGRGRGRGRGGRGRGEGRGRGRGEGRGRGRGRGFGGERTNYRAAAAASDGEAAPAPAAE, translated from the coding sequence ATGTCGACTTACGTTCCCAAGCCATCGCGCGACAACGTGTACCGGTTCTTCTTCACGGAGGGCGTGATCGCGTGCAAGAAGGACCGCATGGGCACCTGGACGGGCACCCTCGGCGGCAACACCTTCACGGTTCCGTGCATTCAGGTGATGCAGTTGATGCGCTCTCTGAAGAGCCGCAACCTGATCAAGGAGCAGTACGCGTGGCGCCACTACTACTGGACGCTCAACGACGAAGGTATTGCGTACATGCGCAGCTACCTGCATCTCGCTCCGTCTGCGATGCCGAACACGCagaagccgagcagcgtgAACTTCGAGAAGGTGACAGagggccgcggccgcggtcgTGGCCGTGGTGGCCGCGGACGTGGCGAGGGCCGTGGCCGCGGGCGTGGTGAGGGCCGTGGCCGTGGTCGTGGCCGTGGCTTCGGTGGCGAGCGCACGAACtaccgtgccgctgccgctgcatcggATGGTGAGGCCGCCCCAGCCCCGGCTGCGGAGTAA